From Prosthecobacter sp., the proteins below share one genomic window:
- a CDS encoding metalloregulator ArsR/SmtB family transcription factor, with product MPGRKSFDCLSAMRALGEPTRLRLVRQLIAGAKPVTELCEALHVTPYNVSKHLRVLKEAGLLEVEKQGQQRIYALAAAFREKLSNNSKTLDLGCCQFHFDKLPE from the coding sequence ATGCCCGGACGCAAATCATTCGACTGCCTCAGCGCCATGCGCGCGCTGGGCGAGCCGACCCGGCTGCGCCTCGTGCGCCAGCTCATCGCCGGGGCAAAGCCCGTGACCGAGCTATGCGAAGCACTCCACGTCACGCCCTACAACGTCTCCAAGCACCTCCGCGTCCTCAAAGAGGCCGGCCTGCTCGAAGTCGAAAAACAGGGCCAGCAGCGCATCTACGCCCTCGCCGCCGCCTTTCGCGAGAAGCTCTCGAACAACTCGAAAACTCTCGACCTCGGCTGCTGCCAGTTTCATTTCGACAAGCTGCCGGAGTAG
- a CDS encoding sulfatase-like hydrolase/transferase, translating to MIRAAFFLFALCPSLFAAAKPNVLLICVDDLKPLLGCYGDKVVKSPNIDRLATRGVLFEKAFCNQAVCSPSRNALTTGLRPQTLGIYDLPTNFRKSAPDAVTLPQYFKANGYRAEGLGKIFHVGHGNVNDEASWSVPHYSPKTISYALKENNPPESTREQALFENKKEAWKLPRGAPAENADVPDNRYGDGMIADEAIKRLAAAKAKPDEPFFLAVGFLKPHLPFVAPKKYWDLYDPASFKLPELQKAPEGAPEFAPSSWGELRQYKDMPEKGPVTTEQAIHLIHGYHAATSYMDAQLGKVLDALDANGFTENTIIVFWGDHGWHLGDHGMWCKHTNYEQAARIPVIVAAPGIAGGQRTQALVESCDIYPTLAELSSLPAPAKLDGRSFASVLKNPATSVRDHAIHVYPRGEGLIGRAIRTQRHRLVEWKKPGAAAETAILELYDYEADPAETKNLAASQAEIAAELRKLLATHPEAKPQISNKTETKKAETKKPTQDRGKMFDQRDKDKDGQLTKEEFLLNQPDPDEAPKRFPKFDVDGNGTLNREEFVKSGKK from the coding sequence ATGATCCGCGCCGCCTTTTTTCTCTTCGCCCTTTGCCCTTCGCTCTTCGCCGCAGCCAAACCCAACGTCCTGCTCATCTGCGTCGATGATTTGAAGCCCCTCCTTGGATGCTACGGCGACAAGGTGGTCAAATCACCGAACATCGACCGACTGGCGACGCGGGGCGTTTTGTTTGAGAAGGCGTTTTGCAATCAGGCGGTGTGCTCACCGTCGCGCAATGCGCTCACGACCGGTTTGCGGCCGCAGACGCTCGGCATTTATGACCTGCCGACGAATTTCCGCAAAAGCGCGCCTGATGCGGTGACGCTGCCGCAGTATTTCAAGGCGAACGGCTACCGCGCCGAAGGCCTCGGCAAAATCTTCCACGTCGGTCATGGCAATGTGAATGACGAGGCCTCGTGGAGCGTGCCGCATTACAGTCCGAAGACGATCAGCTACGCGCTGAAGGAAAACAATCCGCCGGAATCGACCCGCGAGCAGGCGCTGTTTGAAAACAAGAAGGAGGCCTGGAAGCTGCCGCGTGGTGCGCCCGCTGAAAACGCCGACGTGCCGGACAATCGCTACGGCGACGGCATGATCGCCGACGAGGCCATCAAACGGCTCGCAGCGGCCAAAGCGAAGCCGGACGAGCCGTTTTTCCTCGCCGTGGGCTTTTTGAAGCCGCATCTGCCGTTCGTGGCGCCAAAGAAGTACTGGGATCTGTACGATCCCGCGTCCTTCAAGCTGCCGGAGCTGCAAAAAGCGCCTGAAGGAGCACCCGAGTTCGCGCCGAGTTCCTGGGGCGAGCTGCGGCAATACAAGGACATGCCGGAAAAAGGCCCCGTGACGACCGAGCAGGCGATCCATCTCATCCACGGCTACCACGCGGCCACCAGCTACATGGACGCGCAGCTCGGCAAGGTGCTGGATGCGCTCGACGCGAATGGCTTCACTGAAAACACGATCATCGTGTTCTGGGGCGACCACGGCTGGCATCTCGGCGACCACGGCATGTGGTGCAAGCACACGAACTACGAGCAGGCTGCGCGCATTCCCGTTATCGTCGCCGCTCCAGGCATCGCGGGTGGCCAGCGCACGCAGGCACTCGTCGAATCGTGTGACATCTATCCCACGCTCGCCGAACTCTCTTCCCTGCCTGCTCCCGCGAAACTCGACGGTCGCAGTTTTGCCTCCGTTTTGAAGAATCCAGCCACCAGCGTCCGCGATCATGCCATCCATGTTTATCCACGCGGCGAAGGATTGATCGGGCGTGCCATCCGCACACAGCGACATCGTCTTGTTGAATGGAAAAAACCCGGCGCGGCTGCTGAAACGGCCATTCTCGAACTCTACGACTATGAGGCCGATCCCGCCGAGACGAAGAACCTTGCAGCCTCGCAGGCCGAAATCGCCGCGGAGCTTCGTAAACTCCTCGCCACCCATCCCGAGGCCAAACCACAGATATCAAACAAGACCGAGACGAAAAAAGCCGAAACCAAGAAGCCGACTCAAGATCGCGGCAAGATGTTCGACCAACGCGACAAGGACAAAGACGGCCAGCTCACGAAGGAAGAGTTCCTTCTCAACCAGCCCGATCCCGACGAGGCTCCGAAGCGATTCCCCAAATTCGACGTGGATGGCAACGGCACGCTAAACCGAGAGGAGTTTGTCAAAAGCGGGAAGAAGTGA